The sequence GGATCAGATGTGTATAAGGATCAGGGTTTGAGGATCGGGATCAGCTGATCGATCCACACCAAAGCCTTGTCTTCAGGGAGTTCCAGGCTCTGCACATCGATCTCGATCTTATTCACAAGCTCGGTGGCGCCGTTCTGTTGAAGCAGTTCTTCCACGGTTTTGGCGGCACCACAGAAGGTGTCATAGCTGCTGTCACCAATGCCGCAAATGGCGTATCGAATGCTGGAAAGATCGGCACCTTCCAGGGATTTTGCCAGGGGCTGGAGGTTATCTGGCAGTTCACCGGCGCCATGGGTGGAGGTAACAACCAGCCAGTTTGGCGTCTGTTTCAGGGTATCCAGATCTGGATTCAGGTGGATCTCGGCTTCGATATCCAGGGTTTGCAGCTTCTCTGCCAGTTCATCGGCGACAGCCTCGGCGCCACCCATGGTGGTGCCGACTATCAGGGCGAGTTGGGTCATAGGGGTTTCCTTGTTGTCTCTGACCACCATTATACGGGCAGTGGCAGGAAAGGCAGCGTATAACGAACCAGCATGAATTTGATGACCGGGTGCGACATTTAGGCAAAAAAAAGAGGCACCTAGTTGGCGCCTCTTCCTGTTCAATTTCACAACTCGTCGGCAGCTACTTACCGATGCAGAAGGAGGAGAAGATCCGGCCGAGCAGATCGTCGGAGCTGAACTCTCCGGTGATCTCGGACAGGGCTTGCTGGGCCAGCCTCAGCTCCTCTGCCAGCAACTCACCTGCCTGGAACACCTCAAGTTGTTCGCGTCCCAGCACCAGGTGC is a genomic window of Ferrimonas sp. YFM containing:
- the mioC gene encoding FMN-binding protein MioC: MTQLALIVGTTMGGAEAVADELAEKLQTLDIEAEIHLNPDLDTLKQTPNWLVVTSTHGAGELPDNLQPLAKSLEGADLSSIRYAICGIGDSSYDTFCGAAKTVEELLQQNGATELVNKIEIDVQSLELPEDKALVWIDQLIPILKP